DNA sequence from the Chroogloeocystis siderophila 5.2 s.c.1 genome:
GTTGATGCCCTGGGTGTTCTGGATATGCTAGTTTCTCGGAGAAACCGTATCCTTTCGCATCAAAGCAAATCACGCGAAAGTGTTTCGAGAGTGGTTCAATACAATGACGCCAACTATAAGACCAACTACCAATACCATGAATTAAGATTAGCGGTTTTCCTGTACCTTTTTCTCCATAGGCAATCGAAACTGGATGACCATTAGTATCAATTATTGTTAAATTTTGCCGTCCTTGAGGAAAAGTCTCTCTCCACCAGTCTTGCATTCGCTTTAATTTATAACAATACTGCTGAATTTATTTAACCACCTATTTAACAAATAATAGGCTGAAAGTTATGCAGCCTACCTTTATTGCAAAATTTTTAATCTGATTCAAAACAGCAATTCGTCTTACTTGTTCACAGCGTTTTGAGGATTCTTGAGATATTCTTCTAGCAAATCGACATTCTTCATATTAGCTTTCCATGCAAAGTCGAACATATCACCGATGACTGGAATTGAGCCAAACACACTCTCTATTACGATATTCCTGACCATCCGTCCTAATACAGCTTTAGGAATCCCTAACCTTGCTGCTTCAATGACAATATACGCCGAAAGGGCGGTTCCAACAATATCTCCAGCACCAGGAATTAAGCCGATAAGAGGGTCAATACCAATACGAAATTTTGTCCCTGGAATGCCAATAGCATTATCAAGCAAACGGCTAAACTTACGCAGGCGTTGTACTGATGTAAGTTTAGGGTGAGCCGCAACATTGGCAAACTGAGCAACAGATTGGGTCATAGATGAAACACAACCATTAATCTTAACGATCAAATTAAAACATTTTTCAATGTCATTTGTAGTGTACCTACAGCGATATTTGTATGTAGTGTAACGATGTTTTTTTGTCTAAACAAATCTCAGGAAATAAATCTAGAGAATGAGTAGGTTTAGAAGTTATTTATCTTGGAGTTTGTCGTACTACTAATTTCTATGACAGTTTTGGAGTGCGATCGCATCGCTTCGCCTACACAAACATTAAGCTGATCGCCGACTAAAAGCACTGCGGCACTCATATACAGCCACAACATCAAAACAATGACTGCGCCAACTGCACCATAAGCTTGATTGTAGTTACCAAAATTTGCTACATACATCCGAAACAAAGCCGATAAGATTGCCCAAGAAATCGCCGCTAAAATGGCTCCAGGCATCATTGGCGTACCAGAATCCCAGCAGCTTGGTCCATAGCGGTAAATAAAAGCAAAAGTCGCAGACATAACGCCTAAAGCTAAAGGCCAAATTAGGATTTGCCAGATGAACAATAAAAAATATAAACCACTTTCGCGAACAAAAAATTCTAAAATGAGATCGCTAAGAAATACTAGAAAAGAGGCGACAACTAATAGTATAATTGACCCTATAGTCAGACCAATTGAAATCAACTTTGCTTTCCAAAAAGGACGCGTTTGTTGTGGTGGAATTTGATGAATTTGGTCGAGGGCTGTCATTATCGTATTTAATGCGCCAGATGCAATCCAAATTGCTGCAACAAAGCTAATTGAGAATAACCCGCGATTTTGGTTCTGAGTAATTTCTTGAGCAAAATCCCGAATCAAAGAGAGGGCTTCATCCGGTGCAACTGTACTGAGTCGTAGTGCTAGTTGCCTAAACGTCGATTGTAGTGACTCTTGAAATAAGCTAATTGCTGTTAGAATAGCAAGAATTGCCGGAAACAGCGATAACATTGAGTTATAAGCGATTTCGGACGATAAACCTAACAGCCTTCTTTCACCTACACGTACAAAGGTTGCACTTAATGTTGCCCAAGTCATGTGGCGAAAAAACCTGACAAAGCGGGTTTTAAACATGTAAGAGATCAGGGGTCAGAGGTCAGAAGCTAGGGAAATTATAAAGTAGAGAAGCCGAGGGTAGGCGGTTACAAGGGAAATTGACAATTATCTGTATACACTGCTACATCCCACATTCGCACTCTACAACGCTCCCACTAGCTACTAACCACTAATCACTAAATAACTCCCATCGCCTGCGCTACAGCTTCGAGTGTCGGCTCTATTCCTGGTTTGAACGCATTTTGGTTGTTGTCAATTGCTGTGTTGGGATCTTTAAGCCCATTTCCGGTGAGAACACACACGACTGTTGCACCTGTGGGAATTTGATCTTTGACTTTTAACGTACCCGCAACCGAAGCGGCGCTTGCAGGTTCGCAGAAGATCCCTTCTGAGGATGCTAATAAACGGTAGGCTGCAAGAATTTCTTCATCAGTAACCGCGTGAAATTCTCCATTGCTTGCAGATTGTACAGCGATCGCTTTTTCCCAGTTTGCTGGATTACCGATGCGAATTGCGGTCGCGACAGTATCAGGGTGCGTTACAGCTTTTCCGGTAATTAACGGTGCAGCACCCGCAGCTTGAAAGCCCATCATTCGCGGTAAGCGATCGCATTTACCGGATTGATGATATTGACAAAATCCCATCCAGTATGCTGTGATATTTCCGGCATTGCCTACGGGGATGCATAACCAATCTGGAGCTTCACCTAAAGCATCAACAACTTCAAATGCTGCCGTTTTTTGTCCTTCCAAGCGGTAAGGATTGACTGAGTTTACTAAAGTAATCGGATAGCTATTTGCCATCTCGCGGACGATTTTCAATGCTTGGTCAAAGTTTCCCTTAATTGACAACACTTCAGCACCATAAAGCAGTGCTTGTGCCAATTTACCTAAAGCAACATATCCATCGGGAATCAGCACAAAAGCTTTCATTCCCGCACGTTTTGCATAGGCGGCGGCGGCGGCGGAAGTATTACCCGTACTTGCACAAATTACTGCTCGCGCTCCTGCTTCTTTCGCCTTGGAAATCGCCATCGTCATTCCTCGATCTTTGAAGCTACCTGTAGGGTTTAGCCCGTCGTACTTGGCGAATACCTGTACTTGTCTACCGATGATTTGAGCAATTGAGGGAATTGGAATCAACGGCGTATTACCCTCTAATAGAGTGACTATCGGTGTATTTTCAGTGACAGGTAAGTATGGCTGGTACGTTTTGATTAGTCCAGACCAAACTTCGCGGTTAGTAGATTTGTTAGCAATCAGAGTCACGGTGTTTGCAGCAAC
Encoded proteins:
- a CDS encoding DUF4112 domain-containing protein gives rise to the protein MTQSVAQFANVAAHPKLTSVQRLRKFSRLLDNAIGIPGTKFRIGIDPLIGLIPGAGDIVGTALSAYIVIEAARLGIPKAVLGRMVRNIVIESVFGSIPVIGDMFDFAWKANMKNVDLLEEYLKNPQNAVNK
- a CDS encoding YihY/virulence factor BrkB family protein, encoding MFKTRFVRFFRHMTWATLSATFVRVGERRLLGLSSEIAYNSMLSLFPAILAILTAISLFQESLQSTFRQLALRLSTVAPDEALSLIRDFAQEITQNQNRGLFSISFVAAIWIASGALNTIMTALDQIHQIPPQQTRPFWKAKLISIGLTIGSIILLVVASFLVFLSDLILEFFVRESGLYFLLFIWQILIWPLALGVMSATFAFIYRYGPSCWDSGTPMMPGAILAAISWAILSALFRMYVANFGNYNQAYGAVGAVIVLMLWLYMSAAVLLVGDQLNVCVGEAMRSHSKTVIEISSTTNSKINNF
- the thrC gene encoding threonine synthase, with translation MTLIANKSTNREVWSGLIKTYQPYLPVTENTPIVTLLEGNTPLIPIPSIAQIIGRQVQVFAKYDGLNPTGSFKDRGMTMAISKAKEAGARAVICASTGNTSAAAAAYAKRAGMKAFVLIPDGYVALGKLAQALLYGAEVLSIKGNFDQALKIVREMANSYPITLVNSVNPYRLEGQKTAAFEVVDALGEAPDWLCIPVGNAGNITAYWMGFCQYHQSGKCDRLPRMMGFQAAGAAPLITGKAVTHPDTVATAIRIGNPANWEKAIAVQSASNGEFHAVTDEEILAAYRLLASSEGIFCEPASAASVAGTLKVKDQIPTGATVVCVLTGNGLKDPNTAIDNNQNAFKPGIEPTLEAVAQAMGVI